The DNA segment CATCGACGACGGAAAGCCGTTGAAGTCCGCCGAGGAGGCGTCCAGCTGGGTGAAGTTCTCGAACAGGTGGGCGTCGTCGTTGCCGTGCTTGAGCACCTGGGCCGCGTCGAAGTCCCCGCGCAGCCCAAACACCACCAACCGCGCGGTCGGATACTTGCCGCCCTTGGAGATCAGCACCGTCTCCGGGGTGATCTTCGGACCGCTGTACGGTGACCAGCCCGGGGGTGTCGGGATCGACACGGTCAGATCGGTCAGGCTATTGGGGGCCACTTGCTGCCCGCTAACGCCGATGCTTTCCAGATACTGCGGCAGGGGAACCGGTCGTTCGGTCGTCGTCGGGCTCGCGCTCGCGTTCCCGCTGGTCGTCCAGATCGATTGGTAGTCAGGGACTTTCGGTCCACAGCCGCCCACGATCATCGTCAGCGCGGCCAGCGCGCCGGCAAGGGGAAGCCTGATTGCCGGTGATCTCACAGAATTTCGCGTACCGCGTCGATTGGCCGAGCCAGCCGGGTGCCCTTTGGTGTGACCACGAACGGTCGTTCGATCAGGATGGGGTGGTGCGCCATGGCATCGAGCAACTCGTCATCGGTGGCCTCGGCGAGGTGGAGTTCGGCATACAACGGTTCGCGCTTGCGCACCGCGGTCCGCACGTCGATGCCGGCGTCGTCGATCATGCGCACCAACAGGTCCCGGGACGGCGGCGTTTTCAGGTACTCCACGATGGTTGGCTCGAAACCGTTGTCCCGCAGCAACTCCAGCGTCTTGCGGGATGTGCTGCACTTGGGGTTGTGATAGATGACGGTATCGTCCGACCCCGATGTCATCTACGCGTCTCCGTCGAATAGTCCTGTGACTGAGCCATTTTCGAAGACCGCTCGGATAGTGCTGGCCAGCAGGGGCGCGATGGACAAAACCGTGAGCTGAGCGAAACGTTTGTCTTCGCCGATCGGCAGCGTGTTGGTGACGATCACCTCCCGGGCGCCGCATGCGGCCAGCCGCTCGGGGGCCGGGTCGGACAGCACACCGTGGGTGGCCGCGATGATCACGTCGCCGGCGCCGTCGTTGTGCAGCAGCTGCACCGCACCGGCAATGGTGCCGCCGGTGTCGATCATGTCGTCGATCAGCACACAGGTGCGCCCGGCGACGTCGCCGACGACCCGGTTGGACACCACCTGGTTGGGCACCCGCGGGTCACGGGTCTTGTGGATGAAGGCGAGCGGAACCCCGCCCAACGCGTCGGCCCACTTCTCGGCGACGCGCACCCGGCCGGAGTCGGGCGAGACCACCACCATGTTGCCGTCGGGGTAGTTGTCCCGGATGTAGCCGGTCAGCAGGTTCTGTGCGCGCATGTGGTCGACGGGTCCGTCGAAGAAACCCTGGATCTGATCGGTGTGCAGGTCGACGGTCACGATCCGGTCGGCGCCGGCGGTCTTGAGCAGGTCGGCGACCAGTCGCGCCGAGATCGGTTCACGGCCGCGGTGCTTCTTGTCCTGCCGGGCGTAGGGGTAGAACGGCATGACGGCGGTGATCCGCTTGGCGCTGCCGCGTTTGAGCGCATCGATCATGATCAGCTGTTCCACCAGCCAGGTGTTCACCGGTGCGGGGTAGGACTGCAGCACGAACGCGTCGCAGCCGCGCACCGACTCGTGGAATCGCACGAAGATCTCGCCGTTGGCGAACTCCCGCGCCGTTTGTGCCGTGACATGGACGTCGAGTTCTTTGGCAACCTGCTCGGCCAGCTCCGGGTGCGCGCGGCCAGAAAAGAGCATCAGGTTCTTGCGGTTATCGGTCCAGTCGTGGCTCAACGTGCCGCCCTCGCCGTTCGGGATCGAGTTGGATGACCCATGGTACGTAGCGTGGGGCGGGGATGTGTTGTCGGGTAGCCAGCAAGCCGGTTCACGGTGTCTGATCGGCTTCGGGTGGCCGTGAGGCCGTCGCCGAGGTTCTGGTCGCGCCATGTTGAGCGGCCTTCTCGGCGGCCTCGGCGGCCGCCGTTCCCGGCCGTTTGCGCTGCACCCAGTTTTCGATGTTGCGTTGCCGGCCGGCCGACACCGCCAGCGCCCCCGGCGGGACGTCCTCGCGCACCACCGTGCCGGCCCCGGTATAGGCGCCGTCGCCGACGGTCACCGGCGCGACGAACATGGTGTCCGAGCCGGCCCGCACGTGGGATCCGACGGTGGTGCGCTGTTTGGAGGTGCCGTCGTAGTTGACGAACACGCTGGATGCCCCGATGTTGCTGCATTCGCCGATGTCGGCGTCGCCGACGTAGGTCAGGTGCGGCACCTTGCTGCCGGTGCCGATGGTGGAGTTTTTGACCTCGACAAACGCGCCCAGCTTGCCCTCGGCGCCCAGCACCGTTCCCGGCCGTAGGTAGCTGAAGGGGCCCACCGCGGCGCCGTCACCGATCGATGACGCCGAGCCGTGGGTACGCACCACCGAGGCGTTGTCGCCGACGGTGACATCGGTCAGGGTGGTGTCCGGGCCGATGACACAGCGACCGCCGATTCGGGTGCGGCCGTGCAGCTGGGTGCCGGGGTGGATGACGGTGTCGCGGCCGATCGTCACGTCAACGTCGATCCAGGTGGTCGCGGGATCGATCACGGTGACCCCGGCCATCTGGTGGGTGGCCACGATCCGGCGGTTCAGCTCGGCGCCGAGTTGGGCCAGCTGAACACGGTTGTTGACCCCGGCCACCAACGCGCTGTCGTCGACGTGGCGGGCATGCACGGTCCGGCCCTCACGGCGCATGATCGCGATGACGTCGGTGAGGTACAGCTCGTGCTGGGCATTGTCGGAGCTCAGCTGGCCCAACGCGGAGCGCAGCGCGGCGATGTCGAAGGCGTAGACCCCGGTGTTGACCTCGCGGATGTCGCGCTGCGACGGTGTGGCGTCGGTCTGCTCGACGATCGCCATCACCTCGTGGTCCTGGGTCCGCAGGATGCGGCCGTAGCCGTCGGGATCGTCCAGCGTGGTGGTCAGCACGGTCACCG comes from the Mycobacterium shinjukuense genome and includes:
- a CDS encoding LpqN/LpqT family lipoprotein; this encodes MIVGGCGPKVPDYQSIWTTSGNASASPTTTERPVPLPQYLESIGVSGQQVAPNSLTDLTVSIPTPPGWSPYSGPKITPETVLISKGGKYPTARLVVFGLRGDFDAAQVLKHGNDDAHLFENFTQLDASSADFNGFPSSMIQGSYDLEGRRLHSWNRIVIATGSGPAKQRYLVQLTITSLANEAAQHGSDIDAIIRGFVVTAK
- the arsC gene encoding arsenate reductase (glutaredoxin) (This arsenate reductase requires both glutathione and glutaredoxin to convert arsenate to arsenite, after which the efflux transporter formed by ArsA and ArsB can extrude the arsenite from the cell, providing resistance.) translates to MTSGSDDTVIYHNPKCSTSRKTLELLRDNGFEPTIVEYLKTPPSRDLLVRMIDDAGIDVRTAVRKREPLYAELHLAEATDDELLDAMAHHPILIERPFVVTPKGTRLARPIDAVREIL
- a CDS encoding ribose-phosphate diphosphokinase, which produces MSHDWTDNRKNLMLFSGRAHPELAEQVAKELDVHVTAQTAREFANGEIFVRFHESVRGCDAFVLQSYPAPVNTWLVEQLIMIDALKRGSAKRITAVMPFYPYARQDKKHRGREPISARLVADLLKTAGADRIVTVDLHTDQIQGFFDGPVDHMRAQNLLTGYIRDNYPDGNMVVVSPDSGRVRVAEKWADALGGVPLAFIHKTRDPRVPNQVVSNRVVGDVAGRTCVLIDDMIDTGGTIAGAVQLLHNDGAGDVIIAATHGVLSDPAPERLAACGAREVIVTNTLPIGEDKRFAQLTVLSIAPLLASTIRAVFENGSVTGLFDGDA
- the glmU gene encoding bifunctional UDP-N-acetylglucosamine diphosphorylase/glucosamine-1-phosphate N-acetyltransferase GlmU, encoding MTLRGDTAVLVLAAGPGTRMRSDTPKVLHTIGGRSMLSHSLHTMAKLAPQHLVVVLGHDHQRIAPLVAEQAEALGRTIDIALQDRPLGTGHAVLCGLSALPDDYAGIIVVTAGDTPLLDADTLADLIASHRAAHPAGKAAVTVLTTTLDDPDGYGRILRTQDHEVMAIVEQTDATPSQRDIREVNTGVYAFDIAALRSALGQLSSDNAQHELYLTDVIAIMRREGRTVHARHVDDSALVAGVNNRVQLAQLGAELNRRIVATHQMAGVTVIDPATTWIDVDVTIGRDTVIHPGTQLHGRTRIGGRCVIGPDTTLTDVTVGDNASVVRTHGSASSIGDGAAVGPFSYLRPGTVLGAEGKLGAFVEVKNSTIGTGSKVPHLTYVGDADIGECSNIGASSVFVNYDGTSKQRTTVGSHVRAGSDTMFVAPVTVGDGAYTGAGTVVREDVPPGALAVSAGRQRNIENWVQRKRPGTAAAEAAEKAAQHGATRTSATASRPPEADQTP